Proteins co-encoded in one uncultured Draconibacterium sp. genomic window:
- a CDS encoding two-component regulator propeller domain-containing protein, whose product MSCLPQKIIDNNSVEFFAIIFFVFCFTVHTSLAQDTKLNFQSIEDELSNPTVKCIFKDSKGFVWIGTNEGLNRFDGSNIILYEKKIGDRNSLTSNGINTIIEDQNQKLWVGTGSGLCLYDRKNDNFRAFHKIDERLLLSVSSLAEDINHNIWIGTSGVGLYKYNEATDSLYSYMPAHNTTHSISSNFINCILSDKKGRVWLGTRAGLDLYDSARNVFLHFNDKLESLAGPIKALCLDEEGDVWVGTYGKGLFEITERDENWQFRHFQSEEAQNTLSNNDVLSLMCDDSGNIWVGTENGGLNVLNQKTETIAHYVTDEGDQRSISGNSIWSLYQDKTGIIWIGTYNHGLNIIDDQIEKFEVYQKNIFKPNTLQNNNVTNFSEDADGNILIATDGGGISCFNTKTRCFTEKINNSDLSSKAAIAVLCDSKQRIWVGTWGGGLDVFNSSGKKIKNYSLETYNRPGNVLSLLEDKEGNIWVGSAEKGLFLYNSLSDELVAASCDSLDFPLSQRSYINVMFQDSEGTYWLGLPNGLISMEYLNGERYFNAYVHENDDPNSISSSSITAIFEDSGNNLWIGTSDGLNLFDKKSGKFIIYRKENGLPNNSINGILEDENGYLWISTLGGISKFHSKRKTFKNYTKEDGLPSKSFNIRSTLKTQSGEFFFGSNKGFVAFFPDSIKANTYIPPMCFTGFKIFNNPVVIGAKDSPLSKNISETSEITLTHKQTSFTIEFVALNYTHSRKNQYAYKLEGFDTDWDFVGNKQYANYTNINAGNYIFKVRGSNNEGLWNSEPLQLRIKVLPPIWKTKVAYILYLLFIVAILWVFIRLLIIKSSQAEKLRLEKIHHEKSEELNRMKLQFFANISHEFRTPLSLILAPLKQSLEEGLLQDDEKRRLSMVLRNANKMYRLVNELMDFTKSEEGRLKMMVQETDIISFSHEVYSLFEEEAKQRAITYKFESETEQLNVWFDKNKMEKIISNLLSNAFKFTQNEGQIVLKIESLEENEQLSVVLSVSDNGIGISEKYIDKVFDRFFQSPDRDNKQVTGTGIGLALVKSLVELHNGTINVRSKKNEGTCFEIKLRLGKVHFKESDIFDESSLDHSISNEVPLLKKDNENAEIKGKNAPLLLIVEDNKELCDYLGSVLEIQYNILKAPDGEEGLKLAKEFIPDLILSDVTMPRLSGTELCKAVKTEMSTSHIPVILLTSRTATSEVIEGVETGADNYISKPFDVMHLKVAIEKTIENRRKLYQRFSQDVYLIPNKNAENELDQKFLISIIEYVDKNVLDKNITVENLAAHLLMSRTNVYRKIKAITGQTATEFIRNTRLKMAIKLLEEGKYNISEISFKVGFSSPGYFAKCFKDHYGKSPSEFVSPQNRTN is encoded by the coding sequence ATGAGCTGTTTGCCCCAGAAAATTATAGACAATAATTCCGTTGAGTTTTTTGCTATTATCTTCTTCGTTTTTTGTTTTACTGTTCATACTTCTTTAGCTCAGGATACAAAACTCAACTTTCAATCCATCGAAGATGAATTATCTAATCCTACCGTAAAATGTATTTTTAAAGACAGTAAAGGATTTGTATGGATTGGCACAAATGAAGGTCTCAATCGGTTCGATGGATCGAATATTATTTTATATGAGAAAAAGATTGGCGATCGAAATAGTTTAACCAGCAACGGTATAAATACGATAATTGAGGATCAGAACCAGAAATTATGGGTAGGAACCGGAAGTGGACTATGTTTGTACGACAGGAAGAATGATAATTTCAGAGCCTTTCACAAAATTGATGAACGACTTCTGCTTTCTGTTTCTTCTTTAGCAGAAGACATCAATCATAATATTTGGATTGGTACATCCGGAGTGGGCCTATACAAATATAACGAAGCTACCGATAGCTTGTATAGCTACATGCCGGCTCATAACACTACCCATTCCATTTCTTCGAACTTTATAAATTGTATTCTTTCGGATAAGAAAGGTAGAGTTTGGTTAGGAACACGCGCCGGGTTAGACTTATACGATTCGGCTAGAAATGTATTTCTTCATTTTAACGACAAACTTGAGTCGCTAGCGGGGCCAATAAAAGCCTTATGCCTTGACGAGGAAGGCGATGTATGGGTTGGAACCTACGGGAAAGGTTTGTTTGAAATAACTGAAAGAGATGAAAATTGGCAATTTCGTCACTTTCAGTCCGAAGAAGCACAAAATACATTAAGTAATAACGATGTTCTTTCGCTAATGTGCGATGATTCAGGAAATATTTGGGTAGGAACTGAAAATGGCGGATTAAATGTTTTAAACCAAAAAACAGAAACAATAGCACACTACGTAACTGATGAAGGAGATCAGCGAAGTATTAGTGGGAACTCAATTTGGTCTTTATACCAGGATAAGACAGGAATAATATGGATTGGCACATACAACCATGGTTTGAATATTATTGATGACCAAATTGAAAAGTTTGAGGTCTATCAAAAAAATATTTTCAAACCGAATACTCTTCAAAACAATAATGTAACCAATTTCTCGGAAGATGCCGATGGAAATATTCTTATCGCGACTGACGGTGGAGGTATTAGCTGTTTTAATACTAAAACCCGATGTTTTACAGAAAAAATAAACAATAGTGACCTGTCGTCTAAAGCAGCAATAGCTGTTTTATGCGATTCCAAACAACGGATTTGGGTTGGAACATGGGGCGGAGGACTCGATGTTTTTAATTCGTCTGGTAAGAAAATAAAGAATTATAGTCTGGAAACTTACAATCGTCCAGGAAATGTATTAAGTCTTTTAGAAGATAAAGAGGGAAATATTTGGGTTGGTTCTGCCGAAAAGGGGCTGTTTTTATATAACTCTTTAAGCGATGAACTTGTAGCAGCGTCGTGCGATTCTCTTGATTTCCCATTGTCGCAAAGATCATACATAAACGTTATGTTTCAGGATTCAGAAGGAACCTACTGGCTAGGGCTTCCCAATGGCCTGATTAGTATGGAATATTTGAATGGTGAAAGGTACTTTAATGCTTATGTTCACGAAAATGACGATCCTAATTCTATCAGCAGCTCAAGTATAACGGCTATTTTTGAGGATTCCGGAAATAACTTATGGATTGGGACTTCCGATGGTCTTAATCTATTCGATAAAAAAAGCGGAAAATTTATTATTTATCGTAAAGAAAATGGATTACCGAACAATAGTATAAACGGAATACTTGAGGATGAAAATGGTTATTTATGGATTAGTACTTTGGGGGGAATTTCAAAATTTCATTCAAAAAGAAAAACGTTTAAGAATTACACTAAAGAAGACGGGTTGCCATCAAAAAGTTTTAACATTCGTTCAACTCTAAAAACACAATCAGGTGAGTTTTTCTTTGGAAGCAATAAAGGCTTTGTTGCATTTTTTCCTGATAGTATTAAAGCTAATACCTATATTCCTCCAATGTGTTTTACCGGTTTTAAAATCTTCAATAATCCGGTAGTAATCGGAGCCAAAGACTCGCCGTTAAGTAAAAATATTAGCGAAACCAGCGAAATAACATTAACACATAAGCAAACCTCTTTTACCATTGAGTTTGTTGCATTAAACTATACACATTCACGTAAGAATCAATACGCATATAAACTCGAAGGATTTGATACTGACTGGGACTTTGTAGGTAATAAACAATATGCAAACTATACCAACATTAACGCGGGCAACTACATATTTAAGGTTCGGGGCTCAAACAATGAAGGTCTTTGGAACTCAGAGCCTTTACAACTAAGAATAAAAGTGCTGCCGCCCATTTGGAAAACGAAAGTGGCTTATATTCTCTATCTCCTTTTCATAGTTGCTATTTTATGGGTTTTTATTCGCTTGTTAATTATTAAATCGAGCCAGGCTGAGAAATTAAGACTGGAAAAAATTCATCACGAAAAAAGTGAAGAATTAAACAGGATGAAATTGCAGTTTTTTGCAAATATATCGCATGAGTTTCGCACTCCGCTAAGTTTAATTCTGGCCCCCCTTAAACAATCATTAGAAGAAGGTTTGCTTCAGGATGACGAAAAACGTCGCCTGAGTATGGTTCTGCGCAATGCCAATAAAATGTACCGGTTGGTAAACGAGTTAATGGATTTTACCAAATCGGAAGAAGGCCGTCTGAAAATGATGGTACAGGAAACAGATATTATTAGCTTTTCGCACGAGGTTTACAGTTTGTTTGAAGAAGAAGCTAAACAACGCGCTATCACTTATAAATTTGAGTCGGAAACAGAGCAGCTGAATGTTTGGTTTGATAAAAACAAGATGGAGAAGATTATAAGCAATCTTCTATCAAACGCCTTTAAATTTACACAAAACGAAGGACAGATTGTTTTAAAAATTGAAAGCCTGGAAGAAAATGAACAATTGTCTGTCGTCCTTTCTGTTAGCGATAACGGCATTGGAATATCAGAAAAATATATTGATAAGGTTTTTGATCGTTTTTTCCAAAGCCCGGATAGAGACAATAAACAAGTTACTGGCACTGGCATTGGTCTTGCCCTGGTTAAAAGTTTGGTTGAATTACACAATGGCACCATAAATGTAAGGAGCAAGAAAAATGAAGGGACCTGTTTCGAGATAAAACTTCGATTAGGAAAAGTACACTTTAAGGAGAGCGATATTTTTGATGAATCATCTCTCGATCATTCAATCTCCAATGAAGTTCCCCTGTTGAAAAAAGACAACGAGAACGCAGAGATAAAAGGGAAAAATGCACCATTGCTATTAATTGTTGAAGACAATAAAGAATTGTGCGACTACCTGGGATCTGTTCTTGAAATCCAATATAACATATTAAAAGCTCCCGACGGAGAAGAAGGCCTAAAACTTGCAAAAGAATTTATTCCCGATTTAATATTGAGCGATGTGACTATGCCACGCCTCTCAGGCACTGAATTATGCAAAGCAGTAAAAACAGAAATGTCAACCAGCCACATTCCCGTAATTCTGTTAACATCAAGAACAGCTACTTCGGAGGTAATTGAGGGGGTTGAAACGGGTGCAGACAATTACATTTCCAAACCTTTTGATGTAATGCATCTAAAAGTTGCCATTGAAAAAACAATTGAGAATCGTCGTAAACTTTATCAGCGTTTTAGCCAGGATGTTTACCTTATTCCGAATAAAAATGCAGAGAATGAGTTAGATCAGAAGTTTTTAATTAGTATTATTGAATATGTAGATAAAAATGTATTGGATAAAAATATAACTGTTGAAAACCTCGCTGCACATCTTTTAATGAGCCGTACTAATGTTTACCGAAAAATTAAAGCGATAACCGGACAAACGGCAACAGAATTTATACGAAATACACGCTTAAAAATGGCCATTAAATTATTGGAAGAAGGGAAATATAATATCTCGGAAATTTCGTTTAAAGTTGGATTCTCTTCTCCCGGATATTTTGCAAAATGTTTTAAAGATCATTACGGAAAGTCACCATCTGAATTTGTTTCACCGCAAAATCGCACAAACTAA
- a CDS encoding TonB-dependent receptor: MKKKNRLLNVASLFLFLFCFSLSGFAQTKTIKGTITDESNLPLPGVNIVIKGTTNGTITDVDGNYSIEASANDVLSFSFIGFKNQEVAVGSQSVINIKMIPADISLDDVVVIGYGIAKKSDLTGSVASANIKDFEKSPNTNFVQSLQGAVPGLNIGQVTKAGATPDIQIRGKNTISGYNSVLIVIDGIISGNLSSINPADIESVDILKDASATSVYGAQAANGVMLITTKKGKPGKARISLSSSYSFQNPTHNYSTMNRAEYLAFVKNLMWDQAYTKESGYTKENDDFSLALALPETYMTDGNGDITTTDFDWWGTCTRPASINENRISISGGTDDISYLVSFGNTNQKNFLLNDDFKRNSVRVNLDADIRPWWKMGIQTNGSFINQDGSEPSLWELYSMNPLASAYFEDGTINPTPMEMARTNPLRGSNIEDKERHNYFVGNIYSEIKLPVKGLTYRINYGNRYTVNTHYQSSPYGNSLTGEAYKTFSTSYDYTVDNIVNYTKDFGLHSIAATLLYGIKKYKYSYTKADATEFTNLLLGYNSLELGTNQYVFSDANDNASLYKMARINYKYNNRYLLTATIRKDGYSGFAANHKSALFPSVAMGWIVSDENFFNVPFINYMKLRAGYGINGNLPYNKDTYLTSYSSLARVSTNPGYVFGDGGTSVIRQELASMENKDLKWERTGGLNLGLDFHLLQDRIQGTLDVYKTTTKDLLYKVSIPTITGFSSITSNIGEIQNKGIEFSVTSYNIVTRDFEWSTTFNISSNKNEVVKLAGSGDLITSGLFIGEPLSAVYGYKIDGIYQVGDEIPDGYHLGNYKIQDVTGEGDITEDDRTILGKTDPAYRFSIMNKFAYKGFSLSFFINSIQGGKDGYLGENSYTLLRDNTARGVNHLNEFSKHVWSPLNPDGIYSSSTANGNITPIRYEDRSFIRLQDVSLGYDLPKDLISTIGLENVNVYVSGKNLFTITKWHGWDPEANAGTIRPIGRSADINKSGNDYEGRPVMRSFTLGINVTF, from the coding sequence ATGAAGAAAAAGAATCGATTGCTCAATGTAGCATCATTATTCTTGTTTTTGTTCTGTTTTTCTTTGTCTGGTTTTGCACAAACCAAAACAATTAAAGGAACAATAACCGATGAGTCTAACTTACCCCTTCCCGGCGTAAATATTGTAATTAAAGGAACAACAAACGGCACGATTACTGACGTTGACGGTAATTATTCAATCGAAGCTTCCGCCAACGATGTTCTTTCGTTTTCCTTTATCGGCTTTAAGAACCAGGAAGTTGCTGTTGGAAGCCAATCCGTCATTAATATTAAAATGATCCCTGCTGACATTAGTCTGGATGATGTGGTTGTAATTGGTTACGGTATCGCTAAAAAGAGCGATTTAACAGGCTCTGTGGCCAGTGCCAATATTAAAGACTTCGAGAAGTCGCCAAACACAAACTTTGTTCAGTCGTTACAAGGAGCTGTACCCGGTTTAAATATCGGGCAGGTTACCAAGGCCGGTGCTACTCCTGATATTCAAATTCGTGGAAAAAACACGATCTCTGGATATAACAGTGTTTTAATCGTTATTGATGGTATTATTTCGGGCAACCTTTCGTCGATAAACCCTGCTGATATTGAATCGGTAGATATTTTGAAAGATGCAAGTGCAACTTCTGTTTATGGAGCGCAGGCTGCTAACGGAGTAATGCTTATTACCACTAAAAAAGGTAAACCCGGGAAAGCCCGGATTAGCTTATCGTCTTCTTATAGTTTCCAGAACCCTACCCACAATTATTCTACAATGAACAGGGCAGAATATCTTGCTTTTGTGAAAAATTTAATGTGGGATCAGGCTTATACCAAGGAATCGGGATATACTAAAGAAAATGACGATTTTAGCCTGGCACTTGCCTTGCCCGAAACGTATATGACCGACGGAAACGGCGACATTACAACAACCGATTTCGATTGGTGGGGAACCTGCACACGTCCGGCTTCAATTAACGAGAACCGAATTAGTATTTCTGGCGGAACAGATGATATTTCTTACCTGGTTTCCTTTGGAAATACAAATCAAAAGAACTTCCTTTTGAACGATGATTTTAAGCGGAATAGTGTACGTGTTAATTTAGACGCTGATATTCGTCCGTGGTGGAAAATGGGAATTCAAACCAATGGATCATTTATAAACCAGGATGGATCTGAACCTTCACTGTGGGAGTTATACTCAATGAACCCTCTGGCATCTGCATATTTCGAAGATGGTACTATTAATCCAACGCCAATGGAAATGGCACGTACCAATCCTCTCAGGGGCAGTAATATTGAAGACAAAGAGCGACATAATTATTTTGTTGGAAATATTTATTCTGAAATAAAATTACCTGTTAAAGGATTAACGTACCGGATCAACTATGGGAATAGATATACAGTAAATACACATTATCAGTCTAGTCCCTACGGAAATTCACTAACAGGAGAAGCCTATAAAACCTTTTCAACCAGCTATGATTATACCGTAGATAATATTGTTAATTATACGAAAGATTTCGGGCTGCACAGTATTGCCGCAACCTTGCTATATGGTATAAAAAAATACAAATATTCTTATACTAAAGCCGATGCTACAGAATTTACGAATTTGTTGCTGGGGTATAACAGCTTGGAGCTCGGAACAAACCAATATGTCTTTTCTGATGCAAATGATAATGCCTCTTTATACAAAATGGCACGTATTAACTATAAATACAACAACAGGTATTTGCTTACTGCAACCATAAGAAAAGATGGCTACTCGGGTTTTGCTGCTAATCACAAAAGTGCGTTGTTTCCTTCTGTGGCTATGGGATGGATTGTTTCTGATGAAAATTTCTTTAATGTCCCATTTATTAATTACATGAAGCTGCGTGCAGGATACGGTATTAACGGAAATTTGCCTTATAATAAAGACACTTATTTAACAAGTTATTCATCGCTGGCAAGAGTATCAACCAATCCAGGTTACGTATTTGGCGATGGGGGCACTTCTGTTATCCGCCAGGAACTGGCTTCGATGGAAAACAAAGACCTGAAATGGGAAAGAACCGGAGGACTTAACCTTGGACTCGATTTTCACTTGTTGCAAGATCGTATTCAGGGTACACTTGATGTTTATAAGACAACTACAAAAGATTTGTTGTACAAAGTATCAATTCCTACTATTACCGGGTTCTCTTCTATAACCTCCAATATTGGTGAAATCCAAAATAAGGGTATTGAGTTTTCTGTAACTTCTTACAATATTGTTACCCGGGATTTTGAATGGAGTACAACTTTTAATATCTCCTCCAACAAAAACGAGGTGGTTAAACTGGCTGGTTCCGGCGATTTGATTACAAGTGGACTTTTCATCGGGGAACCCTTATCAGCTGTTTATGGCTATAAAATAGATGGAATTTATCAGGTAGGCGACGAAATCCCAGATGGATATCATTTAGGTAACTATAAAATTCAAGATGTAACTGGCGAGGGTGATATTACCGAAGATGATCGCACAATTTTAGGAAAGACAGATCCTGCCTATCGTTTTAGTATCATGAATAAATTTGCTTATAAAGGTTTTTCTTTGTCTTTCTTTATTAATTCTATTCAGGGAGGTAAAGACGGATATTTGGGCGAAAATTCATACACATTATTACGTGATAATACTGCCCGTGGTGTTAACCACCTCAACGAGTTTTCAAAACATGTATGGTCGCCTCTTAACCCGGATGGAATTTATTCATCATCAACGGCAAATGGCAACATTACCCCGATACGTTATGAGGATAGAAGTTTTATCCGTTTGCAGGATGTTTCTTTAGGCTATGATTTGCCTAAAGATTTAATTTCTACAATTGGTTTGGAAAACGTAAATGTTTATGTTTCTGGGAAAAACTTGTTTACCATTACAAAATGGCACGGTTGGGATCCTGAAGCCAATGCCGGAACAATAAGGCCTATTGGCAGATCTGCTGATATAAATAAATCGGGAAATGACTACGAAGGCCGACCGGTTATGAGAAGTTTTACACTCGGTATTAATGTTACATTTTAA
- a CDS encoding RagB/SusD family nutrient uptake outer membrane protein — protein MKKHILLLVLIATFLGACDESEFLKETPLDFLSASNAYSTASDFDQAINELYYLTRYEFYCNQERSAQDYFMGTDILANGSSGSSDPNLSAKYGPSSSSNVTQAHWDKLYLLVAQANTVIGRLPSSRVSEDDQVIYEAKARFFRGLAYRTLAYLYGGVPLQLEEVTTPKTDYVRATKEATLAQALEDVKFAADNLPDITKVKDGEISSPAAYHLLSELYLATGEYQKAVDAATEVIKNSATELMKQRFGSRKNETPGDVYWDLYRMNNQNRASGNTEGLWVIQMELTGTQAGGTDLNSLWSSPGSFLLERMCSPQTGLFNMSKGGKTYKPFTWPIGDYTGGRGIGSCIPTYHFDKEVWGGLGSSEFTKDIRNANHNFVRKFKFNTTDAALMSEVVAAFGSDTIDIDKYDEYTAAGWTFVTGDNNVTTTFPGRALMCYQTKCAGLFDYPAAIVSNTATYELRNGSGAGGTFSDQYMFRLAETYLLRAEAYVRLSKFTEAAADINEVRNRANATPVTAADLNTTGVSGIAGLDYILDERIRELGIEEKRRLTLGRLGEDIFYNRVTAYNPYYSGAYGTRPAVTFLKTYTLYAIPQTAIDANKDAVLEQNPGY, from the coding sequence ATGAAAAAGCATATATTATTATTGGTTTTAATAGCCACATTTTTGGGTGCTTGCGATGAGAGTGAGTTTTTAAAAGAGACACCTCTGGATTTCTTAAGTGCATCCAACGCTTATTCTACTGCATCTGATTTCGATCAGGCAATTAACGAGCTTTATTACCTTACCCGCTACGAATTTTATTGCAACCAGGAACGTAGCGCACAGGACTATTTTATGGGTACAGATATACTTGCAAACGGCAGTAGTGGTAGTTCAGATCCGAACCTGTCGGCGAAGTACGGTCCTAGTTCGTCGAGTAATGTTACCCAGGCTCACTGGGATAAGTTATACCTGCTGGTGGCGCAGGCAAATACTGTAATTGGTCGTTTACCCAGCTCAAGAGTTTCAGAAGACGACCAGGTTATATACGAAGCAAAAGCCAGATTTTTCAGAGGGTTGGCTTATCGTACGTTAGCCTATCTATATGGAGGTGTACCTCTTCAACTGGAAGAAGTTACTACCCCTAAAACAGATTATGTCAGAGCTACAAAAGAAGCAACATTGGCACAGGCTCTTGAAGATGTTAAATTTGCTGCAGATAATTTGCCTGACATTACAAAGGTTAAAGACGGAGAAATCAGTTCTCCGGCTGCATACCATCTTTTGTCTGAATTATACCTTGCCACAGGTGAATACCAAAAGGCAGTTGATGCTGCAACAGAGGTAATTAAAAATTCAGCAACAGAATTAATGAAACAACGATTTGGCTCTCGAAAAAACGAGACTCCTGGCGATGTATATTGGGACTTATACCGCATGAACAATCAAAATCGGGCAAGTGGTAATACCGAAGGACTTTGGGTTATTCAAATGGAGCTTACCGGTACTCAGGCCGGAGGAACCGACCTTAACTCTTTGTGGAGTTCTCCGGGGAGCTTTTTGCTCGAAAGAATGTGTTCTCCGCAAACCGGTTTGTTTAATATGAGCAAAGGAGGAAAAACATACAAACCATTTACATGGCCTATAGGAGATTATACTGGTGGCCGTGGTATTGGGTCATGTATTCCTACCTATCATTTCGATAAAGAAGTTTGGGGTGGATTAGGTTCTTCCGAGTTTACAAAAGACATTAGAAATGCGAATCACAACTTTGTACGGAAATTTAAATTTAATACTACCGATGCTGCGCTTATGAGTGAAGTGGTAGCTGCTTTTGGAAGCGATACTATTGACATTGATAAATACGATGAATACACTGCTGCCGGCTGGACTTTTGTTACAGGAGATAACAACGTAACAACTACATTTCCAGGGCGGGCGCTTATGTGCTATCAAACAAAATGTGCAGGCCTCTTTGATTATCCTGCTGCAATCGTTAGCAATACTGCTACATATGAACTCAGAAATGGTAGTGGCGCCGGTGGAACTTTTTCAGACCAATACATGTTCCGCCTGGCCGAAACTTATTTATTAAGGGCCGAAGCATATGTTCGTTTATCCAAATTTACCGAAGCTGCTGCTGATATTAACGAGGTAAGAAATCGTGCCAATGCCACTCCTGTAACGGCTGCTGATCTTAATACTACAGGAGTTTCGGGGATTGCCGGTTTAGATTATATTCTAGACGAACGCATACGTGAATTGGGTATTGAAGAAAAAAGAAGATTAACGCTGGGGCGTTTGGGAGAAGACATTTTTTACAACAGGGTAACAGCTTATAATCCTTACTATAGCGGGGCTTATGGTACGCGTCCTGCTGTTACTTTCTTAAAAACATATACTTTATATGCAATTCCTCAAACAGCTATTGATGCCAATAAAGATGCAGTTCTGGAACAAAACCCAGGATATTAA